The proteins below come from a single bacterium genomic window:
- a CDS encoding FtsX-like permease family protein: protein MTRKEFRWLLLKQALLQKKSKAMLILLAVTMGASVVAALLNLQTDLRLRMNRELRDYGPNVIVLPVNEGASVTAQFLTALRTSPLKERIVAHTPQSFVPVQIQKVPVLLVGVDVDSYRKLYPSHDWKLVETTGDAIYLGTRFAKRIRAENQKSVDIAGTSLMRLPIGGFVESGEAEDDQVFVPIRIAQQLSGRDRGYHAVLLSVLGDLPQVENEFATLARANPGIKFQVIRKIAAAESSFLDKISRLMGLVILLIFVILFFCIHTTVSAILLSRQSEIALLRILGARRKQITSVLTSELLVLGLAGGITGYGVGILMAQILGKVLFQSYVAPNGIVFLITLFFSLLLMIVSSILPVSRAVNRQAALVLKEA, encoded by the coding sequence ATGACACGCAAAGAATTTCGCTGGCTCCTCTTGAAGCAGGCTTTGCTGCAAAAGAAGTCCAAGGCCATGCTGATTTTGCTGGCTGTAACCATGGGCGCTTCTGTGGTGGCTGCATTGTTGAATCTGCAAACCGATTTGCGGCTGCGCATGAATCGCGAGCTCAGGGACTACGGACCAAATGTGATTGTGTTGCCGGTAAATGAGGGAGCGTCTGTAACCGCGCAATTTCTCACAGCACTGCGAACCTCGCCACTCAAGGAAAGGATCGTGGCGCACACGCCGCAATCGTTTGTGCCGGTTCAAATTCAAAAGGTGCCGGTGCTGTTAGTGGGTGTGGATGTTGACTCCTACAGAAAGCTTTATCCTTCACACGACTGGAAATTAGTGGAGACTACAGGAGATGCGATTTATCTCGGGACGCGCTTTGCAAAAAGGATTCGGGCGGAAAACCAGAAGAGTGTGGATATCGCGGGGACGTCTCTGATGAGGCTTCCCATTGGCGGTTTTGTGGAGAGCGGGGAGGCAGAAGATGATCAGGTATTTGTTCCCATACGGATTGCACAGCAGTTGAGTGGTCGTGATCGTGGCTACCATGCAGTTTTACTCAGCGTGCTGGGTGATTTGCCTCAAGTTGAAAATGAATTCGCCACACTCGCCCGCGCGAATCCGGGCATCAAGTTTCAAGTCATCCGCAAAATTGCAGCAGCCGAATCCTCCTTCCTGGATAAGATTTCACGGCTCATGGGTCTCGTCATTCTTTTGATTTTTGTGATTTTGTTTTTCTGCATCCACACGACTGTTTCGGCAATCCTTCTTTCGCGACAATCGGAAATCGCGCTTTTGCGAATCCTGGGCGCGAGGAGGAAGCAAATCACTTCCGTGCTGACATCCGAATTGCTTGTTCTGGGACTTGCCGGCGGGATCACAGGTTATGGTGTTGGAATTTTGATGGCGCAAATTCTTGGAAAAGTGTTGTTTCAATCTTACGTTGCGCCGAATGGAATTGTCTTCCTGATCACGCTCTTTTTCTCCTTGCTTTTGATGATTGTTTCTTCGATCTTACCGGTCTCCCGCGCCGTAAACAGACAGGCCGCACTGGTGTTGAAGGAAGCATAG